A single genomic interval of Romboutsia ilealis harbors:
- the pdxR gene encoding MocR-like pyridoxine biosynthesis transcription factor PdxR, translating to MLLSNLVINKDEPIYIQIKRYISNMILKGLIPNNSKLPSTRELSQVLNVSRNSVTLAYEELKADGLIYSVSGKGTFTKSNSSLNQSNWCINWEDKQNSYSKVANDMDIIKNEIPWENNLISFKSISPNGDMFDIDELKKSFLNRLSLEGHKLLNYGYAKGYKPLIEYLLEYMSKKGVDTYNKDILITNGFTEGLDIILSSFTSSGDYIICENPTHNTSIKIMKALGLKLIGIDINENGLDFDLLEVKLEKYKDKIKFAYITPSYHNPTGTVMSPENRYKFYNLMKNNNIPIIEDGFNEELLYSSSHIFPICSLDNLSNGIIYIGSFSKILFPGMRIGWILADKNAISKLESVKRCRNIHVSFLDQGILYDYLQNGAFEKYIKKVRKFYGDKFNFAYKCVEKYIPNEYIFGDGGLHLFLKLKNIDTRELLNKCYEKGVIFMPGDIFYINNEVNNTLRLGFSRLSFEEIEKGIKIIGETIKELPIKD from the coding sequence GTGTTACTTTCTAATCTTGTAATTAACAAAGATGAACCAATTTATATACAAATAAAAAGATATATAAGTAATATGATATTAAAGGGATTGATACCTAATAATAGCAAGCTACCTTCTACAAGGGAGCTTAGTCAAGTTTTAAATGTAAGCAGAAATTCTGTAACTTTAGCCTATGAAGAATTAAAAGCCGACGGGCTAATATATTCAGTATCAGGTAAGGGAACTTTTACAAAGTCAAATAGTAGTTTAAATCAAAGTAATTGGTGCATCAATTGGGAAGATAAACAAAATAGTTATTCTAAAGTGGCAAATGATATGGATATAATAAAAAACGAAATACCTTGGGAAAATAACTTAATTTCTTTTAAAAGTATATCTCCAAATGGAGATATGTTTGATATAGATGAATTAAAAAAATCATTTTTAAATAGATTATCTTTAGAGGGACATAAATTACTTAATTATGGCTATGCAAAGGGATATAAGCCTCTTATCGAGTATTTATTAGAATATATGAGTAAAAAAGGTGTGGATACATACAATAAAGATATATTAATAACTAATGGATTTACAGAAGGTTTAGACATTATTTTATCTTCTTTTACTTCATCTGGAGATTATATAATTTGTGAAAATCCAACTCATAATACATCTATAAAGATTATGAAGGCCTTAGGTTTAAAGTTGATAGGAATAGATATAAATGAAAATGGATTAGATTTTGATTTGTTAGAAGTAAAGTTAGAAAAATATAAAGATAAAATAAAGTTTGCTTATATTACACCGTCATATCATAATCCAACTGGCACAGTAATGTCACCTGAAAATAGATACAAATTTTATAATTTGATGAAAAATAATAATATACCAATTATAGAGGATGGATTTAATGAAGAACTCCTTTATTCTAGTTCTCATATATTTCCTATATGCTCATTAGATAATTTAAGTAATGGCATAATTTATATTGGTAGTTTTTCAAAAATATTATTTCCAGGTATGAGAATAGGATGGATATTAGCAGATAAAAATGCTATTTCAAAATTAGAAAGTGTAAAAAGATGTAGAAATATACATGTATCTTTTTTGGATCAAGGAATATTATATGATTATCTACAAAATGGAGCATTTGAAAAATATATTAAGAAAGTGCGTAAATTTTATGGAGATAAATTTAACTTTGCATATAAATGTGTAGAAAAATATATTCCTAATGAATATATTTTTGGAGATGGCGGACTTCATTTATTTTTAAAACTTAAAAATATAGATACTAGAGAATTATTAAATAAGTGTTATGAAAAAGGCGTTATTTTTATGCCAGGAGATATATTTTATATTAATAATGAGGTTAATAATACTTTAAGATTAGGCTTTTCTAGATTATCCTTTGAAGAAATAGAAAAGGGTATAAAGATTATTGGTGAAACTATTAAAGAACTCCCTATTAAAGATTAA
- a CDS encoding MarR family winged helix-turn-helix transcriptional regulator, producing the protein MRKIEEVLNKLLVQLFYDILHIEEKSLKNTEFPDLSITEIHTIEAIGLNKSRTMGEIAHDLRITVGTLTTAVTKLIKKGYVERKRIEEDRRVVLVNLTSKGEEVYKVHQVFHEEMICSILSNFSDEEELVLSKSLEKLNVFFEEKYKSFQ; encoded by the coding sequence ATGAGAAAAATAGAAGAAGTGTTAAATAAATTATTAGTTCAATTATTTTATGATATCTTACACATTGAAGAAAAGTCTCTTAAGAATACAGAATTTCCTGATTTATCTATAACTGAAATACATACAATAGAGGCAATTGGATTGAATAAGTCTAGAACTATGGGAGAAATTGCACACGACTTAAGAATAACTGTAGGGACATTAACTACAGCTGTAACAAAGCTTATCAAAAAAGGTTATGTTGAAAGAAAAAGAATTGAAGAAGATAGAAGAGTAGTACTTGTGAACTTAACTTCTAAAGGAGAAGAGGTCTATAAAGTGCATCAAGTGTTTCATGAAGAGATGATATGCTCGATACTTAGCAATTTCTCAGATGAAGAAGAACTAGTTTTATCAAAGTCACTTGAAAAGTTAAATGTTTTCTTTGAAGAAAAATATAAAAGCTTCCAATAA
- a CDS encoding DUF1648 domain-containing protein, whose product MKNIIGDTVFIIIILFIHLLVISTQLISSKDYFYGVYIRSIELDDNFKNKIGKGFKFSLNKGLLIVIMIYFIVKFLFMLNTGINILLISCIYLFIAYINLKKAYTKVKEYKNKYITEHNIEINKKYDKFNNVYKDKELTLIQNKVVKKFKVLFGVCVGLSILSFLYVAINYKSMPETIITHWGANGEPDVFSRKSIKDVFLMNFIDLSMVILLVYIFLGSLRSRIYIDNDKKDEKLIKAKKYLNGIGYSSLLLILSMQSMTTVIPIYIVKQENIPIAIVIIGCIVPIFITVALIYFYIMITSLNTKDKSVYKMESDDEKWIYGFIYYNKDDPQFLVQKRLGAGWSVNMANPKGKIFTALLFIITVVSLVLPFI is encoded by the coding sequence ATGAAGAATATAATTGGGGATACAGTCTTTATAATCATAATATTGTTTATTCACTTATTAGTTATAAGTACTCAATTAATAAGTAGCAAAGATTATTTTTATGGAGTATATATAAGATCTATAGAGCTAGATGATAACTTTAAAAATAAAATTGGTAAAGGATTTAAGTTTAGTTTAAATAAAGGATTACTCATAGTTATAATGATATATTTTATAGTTAAATTTTTATTTATGTTAAATACAGGTATAAATATATTATTAATTAGTTGTATATATTTATTTATAGCTTATATCAATTTAAAAAAAGCATATACAAAAGTAAAGGAATATAAGAATAAATATATAACTGAGCATAATATAGAGATAAATAAAAAATATGATAAATTCAATAATGTATATAAAGATAAAGAGTTAACTTTAATTCAAAATAAAGTAGTTAAAAAGTTTAAAGTATTATTTGGAGTATGTGTAGGACTTTCAATACTTTCATTTTTATATGTAGCTATAAATTATAAATCAATGCCCGAGACTATTATAACCCATTGGGGAGCTAATGGAGAGCCCGATGTTTTTTCACGAAAGTCAATAAAAGATGTATTTTTAATGAACTTTATAGATTTATCTATGGTTATATTATTGGTATATATATTCTTAGGTAGTTTGAGGAGTAGAATTTATATAGATAATGATAAAAAAGATGAAAAGCTAATAAAAGCTAAAAAATATTTAAATGGGATAGGATATTCATCTTTACTTCTTATACTTAGTATGCAGTCTATGACAACAGTAATACCTATATATATTGTTAAGCAAGAAAATATACCTATAGCAATTGTAATTATAGGATGTATAGTTCCAATATTTATTACAGTAGCTTTGATTTATTTTTATATAATGATTACCTCTTTAAATACAAAAGATAAATCTGTTTATAAAATGGAAAGTGATGATGAAAAATGGATATATGGATTTATATATTATAATAAGGATGATCCACAGTTTTTAGTACAGAAAAGGTTAGGTGCTGGATGGAGTGTAAATATGGCAAATCCTAAAGGTAAAATATTTACAGCACTTTTATTTATAATAACAGTAGTATCTTTGGTTTTACCATTTATTTAG
- a CDS encoding GntR family transcriptional regulator — translation MNINISNTSTIPLYEQIQTQIKSQILNGNLKSGEGLPSIRNLAKELKVSIITTKRAYEELEKEGFIETVTGKGTFVSKQNTERLKEITLYDIENKLEEIIKQAKVVGVTLEEGIEIFKSIYEEV, via the coding sequence TTGAATATAAATATAAGTAATACTTCAACAATACCGTTATATGAACAAATACAAACACAAATAAAAAGCCAGATACTAAATGGCAACTTAAAGTCAGGAGAGGGTTTACCATCTATAAGAAATTTAGCAAAAGAGTTGAAAGTAAGTATAATAACAACGAAAAGAGCCTATGAAGAATTAGAAAAAGAAGGATTTATAGAAACTGTGACAGGAAAGGGTACATTTGTATCAAAACAAAATACTGAGAGATTAAAAGAGATTACACTATATGATATAGAAAATAAACTAGAAGAAATTATAAAACAAGCAAAAGTAGTAGGCGTTACGTTAGAAGAGGGAATTGAAATATTTAAAAGTATATATGAAGAGGTATAG
- a CDS encoding ABC transporter ATP-binding protein has protein sequence MNAIEIRNLSKTLDGFTLSIDKLDIKKGFITGFIGPNGSGKTTTIKLIMNMLNKDNGTIKVFDREYKIDDLYIKETIGYVGDISGYMKEAKLKDIKKNIALFYKNWDESLYKYYLNKFNIDENKIYKELSKGQQKKFELIMALCHHPKLIIMDEPTANLDPIVRNEFIEVLQEHIEKDGVTVFYSTHITSDLDKVGDYLVFIYNGKIILNGDKESILESHRIIRGSKDLLDDDTKKAFISYKESSFGFEGLTSNHNVAYEIFGEEVVYDKANLEDILMYYTRG, from the coding sequence ATGAATGCTATAGAAATTAGAAATTTAAGTAAAACCCTAGATGGATTCACTTTAAGTATAGATAAACTAGATATAAAAAAAGGATTTATAACTGGGTTTATAGGTCCTAATGGTAGTGGTAAAACAACGACTATAAAATTAATAATGAATATGTTAAACAAAGATAATGGAACTATAAAGGTGTTTGATAGAGAATATAAAATAGATGACTTATATATAAAAGAAACAATAGGATATGTTGGAGATATTTCTGGATATATGAAAGAAGCAAAATTAAAGGATATTAAAAAAAATATAGCTTTATTCTATAAAAATTGGGATGAGAGTTTATATAAATACTACTTAAATAAATTTAATATAGATGAAAATAAAATATATAAAGAATTATCTAAAGGTCAACAAAAAAAGTTTGAACTTATAATGGCACTTTGCCATCATCCAAAGTTAATAATAATGGATGAACCAACGGCAAACTTAGACCCAATAGTTAGAAATGAATTTATAGAAGTTTTACAAGAACATATAGAAAAAGATGGAGTAACAGTTTTCTATTCTACACATATAACTTCTGATTTAGATAAAGTTGGAGATTATTTAGTATTTATATACAATGGGAAAATTATACTAAATGGAGATAAAGAAAGTATATTAGAAAGCCACAGAATAATAAGAGGTAGTAAAGATTTATTAGATGATGATACAAAGAAAGCTTTTATATCATACAAAGAAAGCTCTTTTGGATTTGAGGGATTAACTTCTAATCATAATGTAGCATATGAGATATTTGGAGAAGAAGTAGTCTATGATAAAGCGAATCTAGAAGATATATTAATGTATTATACTAGGGGGTAA
- a CDS encoding ABC-2 transporter permease, producing MNNIINLTKMSFTNLKSVYKQIWFIWIVWIGVAIFNPFFLNMLFGLSILLTLYQVMAYEDNNGINYLISFLPVKRSEYVISRYLLGIGSLLLSIIVIYIVHLVSTQINPLKEVPIKILLPISITSAILAMSVIIPLVLKFGINKGRVFMSIIIMAIAMAPISIISDISKNPKMIDNIMNIINNIGLPIIVSIINIVMILISIFISIKLYQHKEIKE from the coding sequence ATGAATAATATTATAAATCTTACAAAAATGAGTTTTACAAATTTAAAATCAGTATATAAACAAATATGGTTTATATGGATAGTATGGATAGGAGTAGCTATTTTTAATCCATTCTTTTTAAATATGTTATTTGGACTAAGTATACTATTAACCCTATATCAAGTAATGGCATATGAAGATAATAATGGTATAAATTATTTAATATCGTTTCTTCCAGTAAAGAGAAGTGAATATGTTATATCTAGATATTTATTAGGTATTGGAAGTTTATTATTATCTATAATAGTAATATATATAGTACACCTAGTATCAACACAAATAAATCCATTAAAAGAAGTACCCATAAAAATTTTATTACCAATAAGTATAACTTCAGCTATATTAGCTATGTCTGTAATAATTCCTTTAGTTTTAAAGTTTGGCATAAATAAGGGAAGAGTATTCATGTCTATAATAATTATGGCTATAGCTATGGCGCCTATATCAATAATATCAGATATAAGTAAAAATCCTAAAATGATAGATAATATTATGAATATAATCAATAATATAGGTCTGCCTATTATAGTTAGTATTATAAATATAGTAATGATACTAATATCTATATTTATAAGTATAAAATTATATCAACATAAAGAAATAAAAGAATAG
- the larE gene encoding ATP-dependent sacrificial sulfur transferase LarE, whose product MEVNIKLDNLRKRLLELESVAIAYSGGVDSNFLLKVAKETLKDKVIAVTLHAIMHSDREIEESINYAKEFGVNHIVVNVDNFKIEKFIENNTDRCYYCKKEVFKIIKEIAAKHNIKYVLDGTNLDDLGDFRPGLKALEELNIISPLKECGLTKDDIRYLSKNMGLNTHNKPAFACLATRIPYGTKITKELLKKIEKSEEYLISIGFNQFRVRAHNDIARIEVGKDEIYKFFNEDLLNKTDKKLKEIGFKYVTLDMAGYEMGSMNK is encoded by the coding sequence ATGGAAGTTAATATAAAATTAGACAACCTAAGAAAAAGACTATTAGAATTAGAAAGTGTAGCAATAGCTTATTCAGGAGGGGTAGACAGCAACTTTTTACTTAAGGTAGCAAAGGAAACTTTAAAAGATAAAGTAATTGCAGTAACACTTCATGCTATTATGCATTCAGATAGAGAGATAGAAGAATCTATAAATTATGCCAAAGAATTTGGTGTTAATCATATAGTTGTTAATGTTGATAATTTTAAAATTGAAAAATTTATAGAAAACAATACTGATAGATGTTATTACTGTAAAAAAGAAGTATTTAAAATCATAAAAGAAATCGCAGCTAAACATAATATAAAGTATGTACTAGATGGAACTAATTTAGATGATTTAGGTGATTTTAGGCCAGGTCTTAAAGCACTTGAAGAATTAAATATAATAAGTCCGCTTAAAGAGTGTGGATTAACGAAAGATGATATAAGATATTTATCAAAAAATATGGGACTTAATACTCATAATAAGCCTGCTTTTGCATGTCTTGCAACTAGAATACCATATGGGACAAAAATAACAAAAGAATTGCTTAAAAAAATAGAAAAAAGTGAAGAATACTTAATAAGTATAGGATTTAATCAATTTAGAGTAAGAGCACATAATGATATTGCAAGAATAGAAGTTGGTAAGGATGAAATATATAAATTTTTCAATGAAGATTTATTAAATAAAACTGATAAAAAATTAAAAGAAATAGGATTTAAATATGTAACCCTAGATATGGCAGGATATGAAATGGGAAGCATGAATAAGTAG
- a CDS encoding THUMP domain-containing class I SAM-dependent RNA methyltransferase: MKKSYTLISPCFFGMEKMLAREIKDLGFEIIKTEDGRITYKTGEDGIAKANMWLRCAERVHLKVAEFEARTFDELYENTKRINWSRYIPYGAQFPVSKASSIKSKLYSTTDIQSIVKKAIVDSLKKSYMETGILKEDKEKYPVYVFLHKDKVTISIDTTGDALHKRGYREKANKAPIRETLAAGIMSLVPWKPGRILVDPMCGSGTMLIEAAMMGINMAPGLNREFISEKWRTLDKKIWWDTRKDAFDKIDNDVEFKIYGYDIDEEALEIAKENAEIAGVDEYIEFKLGNAIDFKSDEEYGFIVTNPPYGERLEDKESVQSLYKHLGYTFRNLKNWSYYLITSYEDFEKEFGQEADKRRKLYNGMLKTNLYQYIGPRPPKK; the protein is encoded by the coding sequence ATGAAAAAAAGTTATACATTAATATCACCTTGCTTTTTTGGTATGGAAAAAATGCTAGCAAGAGAGATAAAGGATTTAGGATTTGAAATAATCAAAACAGAAGATGGAAGGATTACATATAAAACTGGTGAAGATGGAATAGCTAAGGCTAATATGTGGTTAAGATGTGCAGAAAGAGTTCATCTTAAAGTAGCAGAATTTGAGGCTAGAACATTTGATGAGTTATATGAAAATACTAAAAGAATAAATTGGTCAAGATATATTCCATATGGAGCACAATTTCCAGTATCAAAAGCATCATCTATAAAATCAAAATTATATTCTACAACAGATATACAGTCTATAGTAAAAAAAGCTATAGTTGATAGCCTTAAAAAAAGTTATATGGAAACTGGTATATTAAAGGAAGATAAAGAAAAGTATCCAGTATATGTATTTTTACATAAGGATAAAGTTACGATATCAATAGATACAACTGGAGATGCACTTCATAAAAGAGGATACAGAGAAAAAGCAAATAAAGCTCCAATAAGAGAAACATTAGCAGCAGGGATCATGAGTTTAGTGCCATGGAAACCAGGAAGAATATTAGTAGACCCGATGTGTGGATCTGGAACTATGCTTATAGAAGCTGCAATGATGGGGATAAATATGGCTCCTGGTCTTAATCGTGAGTTCATATCAGAAAAATGGAGAACATTAGATAAAAAAATCTGGTGGGATACTAGAAAAGATGCTTTTGATAAAATAGATAATGATGTGGAATTTAAAATATATGGATATGATATAGATGAAGAAGCACTAGAAATTGCAAAGGAAAATGCTGAAATAGCAGGTGTAGATGAATATATAGAGTTTAAATTAGGAAATGCCATAGATTTTAAAAGTGATGAAGAATATGGATTTATAGTTACGAATCCTCCATATGGAGAAAGACTAGAAGACAAAGAAAGTGTACAAAGCTTATACAAACATTTAGGATATACATTTAGAAATTTAAAGAATTGGTCATATTATTTAATAACTTCGTACGAGGACTTTGAAAAAGAATTTGGACAAGAAGCAGATAAAAGAAGAAAGTTATACAATGGAATGCTAAAAACTAACTTGTACCAATATATAGGACCACGTCCACCTAAAAAATAA
- a CDS encoding HD domain-containing protein: protein MNNKELFIKINEILLQNLKPSEELERLITEGYLDKEPFNKIKKLNNIEQNPKYHPEGSVLKHVFLVVDLASKYKKYSNDEKVFMWAALLHDIGKLTTTRVRKNRITSYNHDIEGEEIAMDILNELTDDDFKQKVSKLVRWHMQPLFYDKNLPFFQPQDMINDVEYKEVALLSLCDRLGRGNLDEDRIKDEKERIENFKAYFEK from the coding sequence ATGAACAATAAAGAGTTATTTATAAAAATAAATGAAATTTTATTACAAAATTTGAAACCATCTGAGGAGTTAGAACGTTTGATAACAGAGGGATATTTAGATAAAGAGCCATTTAATAAAATAAAAAAGCTAAATAATATAGAACAAAATCCCAAATACCATCCAGAAGGAAGTGTTTTAAAACATGTATTTTTAGTAGTAGATCTAGCAAGTAAATATAAAAAATACTCTAATGATGAAAAAGTATTTATGTGGGCAGCACTTTTACACGATATAGGAAAGCTAACTACTACAAGAGTTAGAAAAAATAGAATAACTTCATATAATCATGATATTGAAGGTGAAGAGATAGCGATGGATATTTTAAATGAACTAACTGATGACGATTTTAAACAAAAAGTATCTAAGTTAGTAAGATGGCATATGCAACCATTATTTTACGATAAAAATCTTCCTTTTTTTCAACCACAAGATATGATAAATGATGTAGAATATAAAGAGGTAGCATTACTATCTTTATGCGATAGGCTTGGAAGAGGTAATTTAGATGAAGATAGAATAAAAGATGAAAAAGAAAGGATAGAAAATTTCAAAGCGTATTTTGAAAAATAA
- the walR gene encoding cell wall metabolism DNA-binding response regulator WalR, whose product MKEKILILEDEIGIRSFVSINLKREGYEVIEAGCGQEAIDKIKNEKNISLALLDVMLPDMSGIEVCKYIRQNFDQVGIIMLTAKAQEEDKIEGFISGADDYMVKPFSIKELLFRISALLRRIKKDDTINTNEITSPPFILNLDKRKLFKDGKEIELTPTEFSIVKYLITNAKKSLSRDQILEEVWGSNYLYDFKIVDVNIRRIRNKIEDDPSKPKYIQTVWGYGYCFRKEEQ is encoded by the coding sequence ATGAAGGAAAAAATATTAATATTAGAAGATGAAATAGGAATAAGAAGTTTTGTAAGTATAAATTTAAAAAGAGAAGGATATGAGGTAATAGAAGCTGGATGTGGTCAAGAAGCTATAGATAAGATAAAAAATGAAAAAAATATATCTTTAGCGCTTTTAGATGTAATGTTACCAGATATGAGTGGAATAGAAGTTTGTAAATATATAAGACAAAATTTTGATCAAGTTGGGATTATAATGCTTACTGCTAAAGCACAAGAGGAAGATAAAATAGAAGGATTTATATCTGGTGCTGATGATTATATGGTAAAGCCATTTAGTATAAAGGAGCTATTATTTAGAATAAGCGCGTTACTTAGAAGAATTAAAAAAGATGATACTATAAACACTAATGAAATAACATCACCACCTTTTATTCTTAACTTAGATAAAAGAAAGCTATTTAAAGATGGTAAAGAAATAGAACTTACACCAACAGAGTTTTCGATAGTCAAATATTTAATTACTAATGCGAAAAAATCTTTAAGTAGAGATCAAATACTTGAAGAAGTTTGGGGAAGTAACTATCTTTATGATTTTAAAATAGTGGATGTAAATATAAGAAGAATAAGAAATAAAATTGAGGATGACCCATCAAAACCTAAATATATACAAACTGTTTGGGGATATGGATATTGTTTTAGAAAGGAAGAACAATAG
- a CDS encoding sensor histidine kinase yields MLQFEGLRKKVIKNYFIIIIITVTLFEGLFISYVQNYYYDSVRQSLKSQVEYTNSVYNTSVNNIENTTFDEKISNILDKQRIWGSSKYATQVINKDKYIIIDQYGIKKHEKIEAEDVDKALKGVKDLYPITHKIESTNEHVMSIAVPIKINNVIEGAIRYTVSLTAIDVTIFKLALGLILAGIFILIIAISLSLRFAETIIQPLIELKEFANELAHGNFSIKLKDTSISDDEIGDLAKTFMYMASEIDKSEKLKEEFISSISHELRTPLTSIKGWSETLGYEGITRDELDLGLGIIQDETERLIKLVEELLDFSRLASDRIKLKIDTVDIKRLAIGVVNQLKVKSSEKDISLSAEFENENIDLIQGDKDRLRQVLINLIQNSIKFTDEGGFINVIVSQDEEYTTMKVVDNGAGIENENLEKVLDKFFQEDYNEAGSGLGLAISNEIVKLHGGKMILNSKKGVGTSITVKIKNTLIKSI; encoded by the coding sequence GTGCTACAATTTGAAGGGCTAAGGAAAAAAGTAATTAAAAATTATTTTATAATAATTATAATAACTGTTACTTTATTTGAAGGTTTATTTATATCTTATGTTCAGAATTATTATTATGATTCGGTAAGACAAAGTTTAAAAAGTCAAGTTGAGTATACCAATTCTGTATATAACACAAGTGTAAATAATATAGAAAATACTACTTTTGATGAAAAAATAAGTAATATACTAGATAAACAAAGAATCTGGGGAAGTTCAAAGTATGCAACTCAGGTAATAAACAAGGATAAGTATATTATAATTGATCAGTATGGAATAAAAAAACATGAGAAAATAGAAGCTGAAGATGTAGATAAGGCATTAAAGGGTGTAAAGGATTTATATCCTATAACTCATAAGATAGAATCTACTAATGAACATGTAATGAGCATAGCTGTACCTATAAAGATAAATAATGTAATAGAAGGTGCGATAAGATATACGGTATCGTTAACAGCTATAGATGTTACTATATTTAAGTTGGCACTTGGATTAATACTTGCAGGGATATTTATATTAATAATAGCTATATCTTTAAGTCTAAGGTTTGCAGAAACCATAATTCAGCCACTTATAGAGTTAAAAGAATTTGCAAATGAGTTAGCACATGGTAACTTTAGTATAAAGTTAAAAGACACTAGTATATCAGATGATGAGATAGGAGATTTAGCGAAGACATTTATGTATATGGCTTCTGAAATAGACAAAAGTGAAAAATTAAAAGAAGAGTTTATATCATCAATATCTCATGAACTTAGAACTCCTCTTACATCAATAAAGGGATGGAGTGAAACATTAGGATATGAAGGTATAACAAGAGATGAACTTGATTTAGGTCTTGGAATAATCCAAGATGAAACAGAGAGACTTATAAAACTAGTTGAAGAGTTACTTGATTTTTCAAGACTAGCATCTGATAGGATAAAGTTAAAAATAGATACAGTAGATATAAAAAGGCTAGCAATAGGAGTTGTGAATCAGCTTAAGGTAAAATCGAGCGAAAAAGATATAAGCTTAAGTGCAGAGTTTGAAAATGAAAATATTGATTTAATTCAAGGTGATAAAGACAGACTTAGACAGGTTTTAATAAATTTAATTCAAAACTCTATAAAATTTACTGATGAAGGTGGATTTATAAATGTTATAGTATCTCAAGATGAAGAGTACACAACTATGAAGGTAGTAGATAACGGAGCTGGTATAGAAAACGAAAATTTAGAAAAAGTCTTAGATAAATTCTTCCAAGAAGATTACAATGAAGCAGGTAGCGGTTTAGGACTTGCTATAAGTAATGAAATAGTAAAACTTCATGGAGGTAAGATGATACTTAACAGTAAAAAAGGAGTAGGAACTTCTATAACTGTAAAAATAAAAAACACACTTATAAAATCTATATAA
- the truA gene encoding tRNA pseudouridine(38-40) synthase TruA yields MRNIKITIKYDGSRYKGFQRLKDNDMTIQGKIEDVLSKMANENIEIIGSGRTDMGVHAYGQVANFKTTSNLSVDKMKTYLYEYLPEDIVITNIEEVDERFHSRYNAKSKVYLYKIYNNKFHDPFLRKYTTHIHKKLDIELMKEASKYFIGEHDFTSFASSKSKKKSNVRIIHSINITENDGLVEIYFEGNGFLYNMVRIMTGALIDVGHKKIAPEDIKIMLEEKDRTKAADTASAKGLYLYKVSY; encoded by the coding sequence ATGAGAAACATAAAGATAACTATAAAATATGATGGCTCAAGGTATAAAGGGTTTCAAAGGCTAAAAGACAATGATATGACAATACAAGGTAAGATAGAGGATGTCTTAAGCAAAATGGCTAATGAAAACATAGAAATAATTGGATCTGGAAGAACAGATATGGGGGTTCATGCATATGGACAAGTTGCTAATTTTAAAACAACTTCTAATTTATCTGTAGACAAAATGAAAACATATTTATATGAGTATTTACCAGAAGATATAGTAATAACTAACATAGAAGAAGTAGATGAAAGATTCCATAGTAGGTATAATGCAAAATCAAAAGTATACTTATATAAAATATACAATAATAAATTCCATGATCCATTTTTAAGAAAGTATACTACTCATATACATAAGAAATTAGACATAGAATTAATGAAAGAGGCAAGTAAATATTTTATAGGCGAACATGATTTTACTAGTTTTGCATCATCTAAATCTAAGAAAAAATCAAATGTAAGAATTATACATTCTATAAATATAACAGAAAATGATGGTTTAGTAGAAATATACTTTGAAGGTAATGGATTTTTATATAATATGGTAAGAATAATGACAGGTGCTTTAATAGATGTAGGACATAAAAAAATAGCACCTGAAGATATTAAAATAATGCTTGAAGAAAAAGATAGGACTAAAGCTGCAGATACTGCTTCGGCTAAAGGATTATATTTATATAAAGTAAGTTATTAA